The nucleotide sequence gccgctgtcagtctcttgctccgggaggggaaaagagacacagcggcgaagcaaaaaaaaaaaagttgcttcgccgctgtgtctcttctttcctcttcccggagcaaggctgcttttcgcgccctgctccgggaggaggggagaagagacacattgacagcggcgaagcaacttacttttgcatccccgacctgacccgacttacttttgcagccgtccggtcatctgaagaagatatcgtggctcctgcctcccggaggaagatggctgccagcacgggggaaagcggcccctgtgcattcaattggctgctcaagacgtgacgtcacgacgtttggcgtcacggcatgtgacgtcacgtcttgagcagccaattgaatgcacaggggccgctttcccccgtgctggcagccatcttcctccgggaggcaggagccacgatatcttcttcagatgaccggacggctgcaaaagtaagtcgggtcaggtcggggatgcaaaagtaagttgcttcgccgctgtgtctcttctcccctcctcccagagcagggcgcgaaaagcagccttgctcctggaggagggaagaagagacactgacagtgaagcgacttactttttgcttttggttttttcgcttcgaagcaacttttttttttttttgcttctggcagtcccgacttcctggtatctgtcatttcaaatgacatttgaaatgacagataccagcgtggcgtgaagtgttaggcccgcgcacccaggatactgtataggcgctctatccagtacaatgggttgcgcgggcctaaggcttcacagacgcggtttacatttaaataaaattagtgttcaggatcgagtggtaggtgtgctgcactgtgcgtgcggcaaccgcgggtgccgcaggcactaacgcagcttttcctaccgctcggtactggatagacctgtttatttcctcagagctgttccctggaaccaggtactcgctccttgagggcctgcctctagtCCAGCTTTTGTGTCaccttccaggagaaaccgcTGTATGAGTAAGTTTACCAACAAGGTTcaataccagaactctgtgtatgctttactgtactcactatctcagttttctccactacagcatagccatagagggaattgctgttccagtatcctgaggaaccctaagcccagccgggcttcatctctactcactactgccacctctggtggcttctcaactctgtctaataaaagatataactctgtgttgtgtgtcccaaagctgagcctgacctgtggcccctcacgggacttccccccatgggcgtggtcatctgccacagtgtccaaaggtccacccaaaaccttacaaacaataacattggaggaggaaaataacatgcatacatGACATTTTCACAAGCACTTGTGCTATTTTTCTTCTCTCAGCTGCTCACACAAGCAGGTGCAGAGAATGTGAGTGTTcttaatgcacatacttttacatttattttcaaagagaaactactcaCCTTGTTTCTGTTTGAAAACTAGTGCTAATAGTGTTCACGTACTTTACAGCTAcatggcctgtttgaaaattgcccccaaaatgaGCAGCATAAAGTTGGTGCCAGTCTGTCCTATTCCCAGGGCAGGAACTGCCTGTTTTGCCATTCTGGTGAAAAACTACTGTGCTGCCCCCTGTAGTGATGGTGGCACAGCCAGCCTTAGGGGTATGGCAAAAGGGGTGACAAACCTGTTTGCCTCacaatttgggaagccctgctctgcCATGGTAGCCGCATCCTCAACAATATAAATTCACTGTTCCAGGGTCTCACTTCTCTTGATTTGTCCTGGGCCCCCTATCCTTCTAAGGTCAGCCCTGggtgatgataatgatgatggtGGAAGTCACAGCAGGATGCCCGTGAGCCAGTTCGTACTCACATGCTCCACAGCGGCCCTGCCGCCAACATGGGTTTCCTTATTGAACAGTCAGCCTGGGAGTGAGGAAGGGGTTAGGACCACTGAAGACCTATGAGCATGCTGGCTCACGAGTCCAGTTGCGTCCGtcagtgctagacggcttcgaCCTGTTTGCCTCAtcttgttcacagctcctcccacttacctaggaaagatggctaccgccgcgtctacaagccgacctctccggcatccccagaacagctatggtgcagcctcccgccatgctcctcccaggtacctactagggtgcgcgagcgcgcgccacccacgtctttattccaaccttggtgcgaacctcgggggcgttcccccttgctgacgtcacgccatccgggtatataacctattctaatttgctagcttgttgattAGCAAGGACAAGAACTTGGACTGATTTTGGACTTGATCTTGGATTCCATCCgttcctgtctaagctactctcccgcttctgtgctgctgctggaagctctctctctgcccttcggggtaactgctaacctgggtacccgctcctcgggggccctctgcatTATTTCAgctgccttacagggaacaggtactcgctcctcgagggcctgctctccctgcctcggtgcctgcattatcttcttcaacctggtggaatcgcatatctacagcaaacacctagcgagtactctaactctcagtctatctcatccacagtactaccttgctgggaaacctgcttcggagaccaacggggtgagaagggctccctctgccgaggtccctgagactgcaactaccagactgcctcattactgtcacctctggtggtactcctcaagctgtataataaagaactaactgtgtttgtgcattctgagtctagcctagtactgtgggtcctcacggggctcctccccatgggtgtggtcatctgccacagtgcccaaggatccacccaaacaccgtttaaccataacagattgctaactccctggatTCGGCTCAGCTGACCGCATTAtagccattccaggcctggcccagcgaatctccgaacagcagaatgcgctggagggtttgaccactgcattcaacctactgcacacacagatgaacttacctaccaccacaggtaaagaagctacaccgtctgaggtgacggtcaagactattgtaaATCTATCTGCTCCTACCTCTTCTTGGGgaaagtttggagatgcagaggtttcattaaccagtgttgcatgcacttctcCCTGCAACCCAGCtattttcccacagcttatgccaagaccacctatagcTTGTCTTATCTAGATGGgagagcattgtcttgggcctcttcgctgtgggagcggtataccactgcaggatcttctttggttcacctgaagcaagatAATAAACCATTGGCTGACTtcgctattgaattcaagacactggcatctgaattatatTGGGACccgaaatgcctgaagaccctcttctttgaaggactgaactctcgccTGAAGGACGAGCTTGCCACCATGAGATGCCTgtgaccttggctgaactagtgaagttggcaacaaggattgatcgctgacttcgtgacaaggttcaagagaccaagactctcaggaaaccctttcagggtgaagctcgagttaagtccacacccaggcctacTCCCTAGGTCCcagttgctggtgaagaagaactgatgcaattaggccgcagccacctgacatcaaaagagagaagtacacggaagaaattggggctgtgcatgtacCGCAGACAGGATGGCCATGCTGTTCacacatgccctatatgtccgggaaactggcagacctaaatATCGCATATTATACAAAAGTAGCATATTCTGGCCATCTGCAAATTCTGCAGCAAGTTCCTTCTGCAGATGCTCACAATTCATTGCTGTTTTAACCACTGattaattttatgtcatctgaaaatttgatcactcactgttcccttttccagatcatttatgaacagACTATGTTAAATATAGCTCAGGTCctagtactgatccctgtggtactccactgatgacttttcttcatttggaaaactgataattttgccctaccctctgtttcttgtctttttacccagttaccagtccacaaaaggacacctcCTCCTTCACACTTCACAGCACCTCACTCACGCTTGCTTCCCAGTCTTTCAATCACTTTCCCTGCACCCCCTCTGATCCCGTCATTCGCTTTCTTGCCCCTACCACCCATTTCCTCGCACTTCCCCACCCCAAGCCCTCACTCACTTGTCCCCTCACTCTTTCactttccttcccttttttctccctccgaTTCTTTTATTCACTCTTGCTCTCACTCCAATTCCTTTACTTATGCTTCCTTTCCAGCACAGTACAACAGTAGTACAGTGCTTCAAGTTGCATCCTCCAAGGCTATTGTCGCGCTTTGAACTGTGTGAGACACCGTAGTTCTGCGTGGTTCAAAACATGACACTTTGGGGTAGTGATGGTGCGCATGGCAGTGGGAGAGAAACACCGGGCtgcttttttcttactttttttactctttggccCGTAGTCTTTATCCCATCCATGCTTGacctctttcactgttttggctCTTCATAGCCAGAAGTCTGTTCCTGGCGTCCGCCACCCTCTCGATGAAAAAGTACATCCTCGCATTCTTTGACCTTCCTTCCTTTCAATTGCAGATGGTGGCCTCTTGTCCTTGAGCTATTTATTTTATGGAAAATGCTACCTTCTCTTACTTTATTGAAGCttgctagatatttgaatgttttctgTTGTTAAAAGTGGAGCGTGCCATTTCCAAAGCCATTCATGAGAGGATAACTAACCAGCAATTTATCTGCGTAAATTGGCTGCTTGGCAATAATTGCCCTGCCTCAGCTTGGCTGAGCGTATGTGCGGGATTGCACAACATGCTTACTTTAGGTGTGTTGAGAAAGCagtgtgtttaggttgggggaggaaaagCAGATGTTGCACCTTTGACTCTTTGCCCCTACTTTCCCAGGAACAGTCCATCTGCCCGAAGTCTGAGAATGTTCCTGTAAGCGTCTACTGTGATCTAATAATAAGGCTATAACAACTATGATTTATTTAGAGCTTTGTCCTTGGtttgctaattttatttttaattcttaattTAATCCTTAATTTTTTAAGATGATAAAAAGACTTTTtagatttttcaaatatttaccaggaaaataaaagataaagaagaaaatatttcaagttaagaagaaaaagaaaccacattaaggtccctaAAAGGGAACCTGAACAATGTGAAGAGTCAAAATAGGTTAAAATATTTACAACATAATCTGTCACATGTTACAAAATGGGAGGTTGTCTGGGCTCTCAGGGAATGCTCACATTTTCAAGTCAGAAACGTAACCGGTACCTAAAATGAATGTCATGAGTTGGCTGCATGGTGCCAAAGCCCCATCTACTCTGATTTATTGGAGGAATTTCCTCTTCTGTATTTATCAGCTCAAAGTCAAAATAAGCAAGCATCAGAAACACAAACTGTTTCAGTTCATTCACAGCAAAGAAACGTCCAGGACAAATTGAAGTTCCTGCCCCCCATGGCATAGTGAAATATTTTACCTTCTTGCCATGCTTATAGAAATCTGCCTTTTTCGTACCATCAGGATTCAGAAAACGGTCATACTTGAACTGGTGGGGTTCTGGATGGATCTCTGGATCCTTCTGCACAGCAATGTATGGGAAAATGGCAAGTCGGTCTCCTTTACGGAGGGCATAGGTCCtgccatctgccattttgaaatccaTATCTTGCATGACTGCTCTGATCAGGACTGGAGCAGCTGTCAAACGCAGAGTCTCCTCCACTGCACTAtcaagaatgggtgtctttgCTAACATCTCCCTGGTGAGGTTTATCATTGGCCCAGCCGGTGTTACTTCTTGGTTCGTCTCTTTAAGGActttctccacctcctccttTACTGCCCTCATGGCTTCTGGGTGCTTCATTAGGAAAAGGAGAAGCCAGAAGCTTGCAGGCCCTGTGTTCCCTTGGGATGCCCACAAAAGCAGAAACATGTGCCTGTCTTGCATGTATTCTGCCATTCCTTGCTCTTGCCTATACTGCTGTTGATCAGAGATCCACCCACTAATATTGCTCTTCTGCATGGTCTTCTTAACGGACAGCTTGTCCCAAAAAAATCTTTTCAGTCTCTCAGCTTCTAGTTTATCTTTGGGAGAAAGCACAGCATAGGCCAGCCTGGGAAACAAAGCATCATACTTTCTGAATTCGTCAAACAGTTCTTCAGAATGAACCCGATCAAACTCCTTGGATCTTTCTTTGCTTTCCGTTTTCTTAACTGTCTCATTTCCAAATAAGGCAAGGTAGCCTGCCCGAAAGACAATGTTGTAGCTGTAGTGAAACAGACCATCCTGCTGCCACTCCCTCTTACATACTGTGCCAATACTATGAAGCATCAGGTTCTGCAAGTTTTCCGTCATCGCCTGTGTCATGATCACCAAGCCATCCCCCATGAGATGCTTATTGCTTGTctctagatttttgtgatcaTGTTTTGTAGCATGATAGCCAAAAACCCTGGCAACCAATTCCTTTGCAAATTTATTGAAATCCAGTTTTGATCTTGCTTCCTTCACTATTGATCCAAAAGAGAGAGGATCCATTACAAAAGTGAAATAGTAGCCTCCAATCTGAACTGTGAATATGTCCCCATGTTTTCTTTGCATCGTCTGCAAAAATTCTGCAGTGTTGTTTCTGAAGTCCAATGCATATCCCAGCCATGGAATATGTCCCTTGTCCAAAGGAGGCTCTCTGGATCTCCTTCTACGAAATGTTCCCAGGAGATAAAGACCACCAAGGATTGAGATCACCAAAGCTAAAAGGATTGGCAGCCAGAGACTCATCCCAGCACAGGCACAGTGAGACCtgaaataagcaaaaaaaaaaaataagggctgTGCTTAATGTTCTGTCCACTCAGCAAACAAAAAAGTCTTTAGGTGACCTAGCAAATGTAccaactaacgggccgatacagtaaaaaccgcgggagagctggcgttcCGAGGCGAGCAAAGATAACAAAgataaataagattggaagtgagagaaacctcaattgattttcagaacagtgtgtttgtgaggagctaactaaacttaaagtagataaggcgatggggccggatcgatacatctgagggtactaagggaacttagagatatCCTGGCAGCTCCcatggctgaccttttcaatgcttctttaaagtctggagtagttctggaggactggaaaagggcagatatggttcttatttataaaagtggaagtaaggaggaggctgacaactggccagttagtctgacctctgtgatgagcaaactaatggaattgttGCTAAAACAGTGCAATTTTTGGACTGGTATGTATAACTAAATAGAACACCAAGtgcattgcttttaaaattctgcCAATTAATGGCAAATATCTGAAGTGAAGGGAGACACCTAGGGCTGTAGAAATAGGTACTAATAGTACTACTAGTAAGGAAGCCCAAACTGGCTTATTTTAGGCACTTACtgtacataaacacacacagtgcttgtacagtcACCATGATTTTATGAAATGAATCACTACCAAGCTTCTTATCCATACAAAGAGTGACCTTGATATCCAGaggtacaaataaataaatgcccagtGCACCAGCGAATACAAGTGTACTTGTGTATTCAACAAGGTGCATGTTTAGGTTTAGCTGATGCTAAATCTCTGGCTTGTGCATAATGATTTCAATCAGTACATTCTAAGATAAGtggttttatgttcatttttgtatgcaaaaaaagtgttctaaaaataatttttttgacaCTTGCACATGGACTTTTGGCTTGGTGAGTCAGGATCTTGGTAATATATTACCTCATGCTAAAGAGTCAATTCCATGGCATTTTAGTGCATTGCATGATACCAGCTGACTTAAACACTTCTTTGTTCCTGTGGTTTTTATTTGTCAGGTTTAACTGACAAATGCCCCATTTTAGAAATGCCCCAAGTTTGTTATTGGGGCATTTCTAAAATTTGTCTTGGGTAGAGAAACCTGACACTATGGTAAGGGACTGTCAGTCCAAAGATGCAATCTGCTGCTTTCCAAAAGTAATTCAGGACAGGCATGCTGACAGCGGCAAGGAGAAGTTGTCTTCCAGGGGGAGAGGGGAACCTGCTTAGGTCCAGGGGagaaaaagcatgcacatatatggcattttcaaatcattGTGTGGACGTTTGCAGcaaattttacctgcagaaaaatcAGGTGCAAATACCTGCAGGTACTTTGTACTTGCAGCAAGCTTCAAAGAGAAAGCTTGCTTGTGTACTTTTCTTTTGAAACCAGATGTTAAGCCCGCAGGTCAAAAGTAGGTACGATCTTTGACCCGATGTAGACAGTTTGAACATTGCTACCTGAATGTCTAGAAAATAAAAATTCCCCATAAAAGCTGCCAGGCCTGGGGTCCCGATGCTGAGCCAGCCTACAGTGCCAGAAGTTCCCCACTTTCAGATGCAGTAATGTACAGTTGTCTTAGATTCTAGATGACTTTGACGTGAATTACATTTAAAGCTCGTCAGCCAGCATGCGAAACCATTGCGAAGAGCAATCGTACGGTTTTGGCTGCTAACGTCGGGTTCGTGCATGCAGCCTAAGAAGAGTTTAccattaatgaaatatttttgcCTTCTGTCTGTTCTGCGCGGCCCCCGTTTTCATTATTTGTTTCTCCGCCTTTCCATTCAGTTTCCCCACTGTGCCTCCCCTCTCTGAAACGTGACTGcagctctctccttttttttttccaagacccCGCTGGCCTGTGGCCGACCTTTTTCATCTGCGCCCTCTGCTCTGTTTTGCTTTCCCCACGCTGCTGTGCATTTCTCTCCTTCTGCCCCCACGGCTCCGGCACTTCGTCCCTGTCCTGATCATACAATACCCTGGTTGTAATATCCAtgggttttcttttttatgattggtttgtTTTCCCTGTACAGCGCTTAGAGGGTTATGTGGAAGTGATTCATACATTTTAAGTAAAGATGTATGCATGCTACAAACTAAACTATGCCCCGATGTCTGcgtattgttattttttttcatcGATCAGACTGGATGGCTGCCttacagtacccgaatgtaatccgctttgaagtggcgaaaagctgaatataaatcaaataaataaatgaaaccagCCTCCTAGCAATAGAGCAGCAGCAACTGAAAAAAACGGAATAGAAAAAAGATCGTCACATTTTTAGGACAAGAATATAGGTTAACTAAGGACCGGTTTCAAAATTCCAATGTTAGTTTTACAGGTTGgttctttctacctttctcccgtttcctttaccctccccccgTATCTCTCATACTCTTCGTGTACTGGAAGGCTGAACACTGCCTGAGTTGGATCTTAAAAGACAGCAAGTACAATAGACTCCCAGGTCCGTGACACCAAAGGTCAAGCCGTCCGGAGAAAATCCTAGAGTCACTCAGCCAAGTCCAGCGATGGTTTAAAGCCAGGCTATTATATTATCATTCACCTTTAAAATACTATTGAAGcacaaataaaatggaaaggcGGCAGGAACCTCGGGAATGGTGTCCCTTCCTTTCATTCACAAGCTCTGGCAGAGGTTAGCACAGAAGCACCTTGGATGCTTTCGGGACAGGAAAGCTTGATACTTACTGTCAGGCGGAACGCTGCTGCTAGACCCATGGCAGACCCGGCAGGGAGCCAGAGTTTATAGTACGCTGCAAATTGACTTTAGATAGGGAAAGAGGCGTGGTCCTGTAGTTAGACTGCTGAAAGTCGATTTGCAGGTTCCCTACATGTCCATCTGCTCTGTGTCGTCGGTGAGGGTGCTGCTTAATTTTCCAATTgcaatcattttatttatatatttatattgttttacatACAGATATTCTGTATttcaatcataccggtttacaataaataagtaCAAATAAAATAAGATGAATTAAAAAGTGTACAAAATACAAATTTCGGATtataatcaaataaaatattacataaaacattcaaataaaattTTACAAGAGAGAGGGACATGTGACGTCACCGCGCTGAATGGAGGCCTGAACTGTGAGCTCCCGATCCATCCCTCAAATAATCTCCGTGAATCGCATGCATCTGAGCTTTAATTCAACCCTTCCAGCTACAGGACGCTACGCGAACCCTTACGGATGGCTACTAAAAGGAAAACAGCTGACCTTAAACAATATTGGCCCTAGACGCTGACGACGACAGAGAAGAGCAGGCCACAATGGCAGCAGGAGACCATGCAGATGACGCCGAACTCGCCACAAGCTTTTCAGACATTACGACGCGCTCAGAGCTGAGAAATTGGTTCATGGATATGAGAGCAGATATGAAACAGCTCAAATTAGACTTACTGGCTTCAATCACTGAGATGAAGGAGGACTTGGTAGCAATTGGCTCTCGCGTAGATGACCTGGATCTCAGACTTGATGGGCAAGAAGACGCGCTCGGAAAATGGTGGACCAGCAGAAGTTGGTACAATCAGAACAGGACCGGCTATCCGAAAAAATagaagaccttgaaaataggtcaCGACGAAATAACTTACGAATCAGAGGTGTTCCGGAGGCGCCTGAATATATCCATTGTAAGTCTGtatcagaaaaaatatttcaaactctACTAACAGTGTCTACACCTACCACAGATACTGATGGGCAACAGGAGGTTGCAATAAATATAGATCAAGTGCACAGATCGCTAGGCCCCAAAGTAGGTAACCGCCCTTGTGACATTGTAGTATGTCTCTGGGATTTCACCGTTAAGGAGCAGATAGCAGCTGCGGCACAGCTAAATGGAAACTGGACTTGGGAATCTATTTACCAGGACCTGGCTCCCATTACACTAAAGAAGAAATTTGAAATACGCCCAGTCATTAAAGTACTGCGCAGTGAAAATATACTCTTCAAATGGACCTTTCCATTCGGTCTGTTATTCACAGTTCATGACATGACATACCGAATTAAATCTCTGAACGAGGCTGAGCAGGCCTTTCAGCAACTGAACCTACCTGTGCATTTTTCAACTAAAAAGATGGGGGAAGAGCGTCCTCAAATACCTTCTACACCTCGGTGGCAAAGAGTTGGGAATTGTCGCCAACTTGAAAGACAAGCTACGCAGTCCAAGCTGGCTACTTGAACTCTACAGCACAATTGGCTGATGCTTCACTGTTTTTCTAGGAAGGGTGAaacttctttctttatttttaactgtGTTTCACTGGTATTTACAGATAAGTGTTTGGCTGAGGGATGGAACTGGGAGGACAGGAAGGGACTCCCAGACGGTGTCTCTCCCCCCACTTAGGTTCTATGCTCCACTACTGGGGAGGAGTGGAAGGAGTTAGGGGAAAGGGTTTAGGGATGGGATATATATGTGTACGTCAGTGGTCAAAATTATCTAAGTTATCTCGGTTAACCCATCAGCTGTTTTATTTCAAAGATCCTGGGAGATTGGGCGTTTTTTTACCAGAGTAAATCCAGATGGCTTCATTGACAGAATGCTTTCTTTCCTTAAATGTGAAGGGCCTAAATACATACAGGAAAAGAAACCTTCTGTTTAGAGACCTAGTGCGATCCAAAGTGACTGAAGCTCTCATATAGGAGACTCACATTAAACAGAGGTATGAGTCATTGCTAAACTCAGTGGACTACCCACACAAATTTCCATCTGCTAGCTCCCAAAAGTTTAAATATACAGGAGTGGCAATTTTTTTATCTCGTGATTTTGTGTACAATTACATAACCCATATAGTTGATCCCTTTGGCTGATATGTGTTACTGAAGATAAAAACAGCTGGTGAGGTCTTTACAATTGTGAATATATATGTCCCCAATTCTAACTTGACATTAACTTGACATTGGACTATGCCTTTAACAGGCTAATGGCATATGTTCTCTCCTGCTTCATTGTTGAAATTAAATATGCATTGGTGTTTAGAGTTATAGGAGTTATAGTATGTACTACAGAAAcccgttatttatgtaaagcctatGGCTGTTATTTGTTTACTACCTATATAACTGTTagatgtaaagcctgttgctaatttattgtttactgtaaaccgaggtgatgtataactatacgtaccgcggtatataagaatctctaaataaataaataaataaccaacatGTGTTTTTTCAGGAACTAAGGGCTTTACTTGATCACAACGTTGAGGGTTCACTCATCTGGGGTGGGGATTTTAACTTTGCCAGACACCCTAAAATAGACTCCTCAGGGCTTACCAG is from Rhinatrema bivittatum chromosome 2, aRhiBiv1.1, whole genome shotgun sequence and encodes:
- the LOC115086027 gene encoding 5-beta-cholestane-3-alpha,7-alpha-diol 12-alpha-hydroxylase → MSLWLPILLALVISILGGLYLLGTFRRRRSREPPLDKGHIPWLGYALDFRNNTAEFLQTMQRKHGDIFTVQIGGYYFTFVMDPLSFGSIVKEARSKLDFNKFAKELVARVFGYHATKHDHKNLETSNKHLMGDGLVIMTQAMTENLQNLMLHSIGTVCKREWQQDGLFHYSYNIVFRAGYLALFGNETVKKTESKERSKEFDRVHSEELFDEFRKYDALFPRLAYAVLSPKDKLEAERLKRFFWDKLSVKKTMQKSNISGWISDQQQYRQEQGMAEYMQDRHMFLLLWASQGNTGPASFWLLLFLMKHPEAMRAVKEEVEKVLKETNQEVTPAGPMINLTREMLAKTPILDSAVEETLRLTAAPVLIRAVMQDMDFKMADGRTYALRKGDRLAIFPYIAVQKDPEIHPEPHQFKYDRFLNPDGTKKADFYKHGKKVKYFTMPWGAGTSICPGRFFAVNELKQFVFLMLAYFDFELINTEEEIPPINQSRWGFGTMQPTHDIHFRYRLRF